One window from the genome of Nicotiana sylvestris chromosome 9, ASM39365v2, whole genome shotgun sequence encodes:
- the LOC104245711 gene encoding probably inactive leucine-rich repeat receptor-like protein kinase At5g48380, whose amino-acid sequence MNGPFKKMVSNCGALTIPAATLIYLLLSCTVCCALQSDIDCLKSIKSALEDTSNSLASWNFNNQTEGFICKFTGIECWHPDENRVLSIRLPDMGLKGEFPRGIQNCSSLTSLDLSNNKLNGSIPSNISKVIGFVVKLDLSSNLLSGEIPVNLANCSYLNDLNLDNNRLRGQIPPEIGLLGRLKTFSVANNQLTGPVPNFINATFPVESYANNPGLCGNPLPVCRGPAKKTPIGLIAGVTIGVVTVGAVAMAIGMFFYLRMVSRKKKKDDDPEGNKWAKSIKGAKVIKLSMFEKSVSKMRLSDLMKASDNFSKNNIIGSGRTGAVYRAVLDDGTSLMVKRLQNTQHSEKEFLSEMATLGNVKHRNLVPLLGFCVAKKERLLVYKDMPNGNLHDKLHLVSEGDRVLEWPLRMKVGIGAAKGFAWLHHNCNPRIIHRNISSKCILLDVEFEPRISDFGLARLMNPIDTHLSTFVNGEFGVMGYVAPEYLRTLVATPKGDVYSFGVVLLELVTGERPTYVTKAPESFKGNLVEWITHLSGESMLQDAIDRSLCGKGYDDEVFQVLKVACRCVLSEHKERPSMFEVYQLLRAIGERYNFTTENDILMLSETDYGFQLEELIVAQDVKEAL is encoded by the exons ATGAATGGGCCGTTCAAAAAGATGGTGTCAAATTGTGGAGCCCTTACAATTCCTGCTGCTACTTTGATCTATCTGCTCTTGAGTTGCACCGTCTGCTGTGCTCTTCAAAGTGACATTGATTGTCTGAAATCTATTAAAAGTGCGTTAGAAGACACATCCAATAGCTTAGCTTCATGGAATTTCAATAATCAGACTGAAGGTTTTATCTGCAAATTTACTGGGATTGAGTGCTGGCATCCCGATGAGAACAGGGTTCTGAGTATCCGTCTTCCGGACATGGGCCTCAAGGGCGAGTTCCCACGCGGTATTCAGAATTGCTCATCTTTGACATCATTGGATCTTTCAAACAACAAGCTCAATGGAAGTATTCCGTCTAATATCTCCAAAGTTATAGGTTTCGTGGTGAAACTTGATCTATCCTCCAACCTACTATCGGGAGAAATCCCTGTGAATCTTGCAAATTGCTCTTATCTGAATGACCTTAATCTCGATAACAACCGGTTAAGAGGTCAAATTCCTCCCGAGATTGGCCTGCTTGGTCGACTGAAGACGTTTAGTGTAGCAAACAATCAATTGACTGGGCCAGTTCCAAACTTTATAAATGCAACTTTTCCTGTTGAGAGTTATGCCAATAATCCAGGACTGTGCGGAAATCCTTTGCCTGTCTGCCGGGGTCCTGCAAAGAAAACTCCTATTGGACTCATTGCTGGTGTAACGATTGGTGTGGTGACTGTAGGTGCTGTCGCCATGGCCATTGGTATGTTCTTTTATCTAAGAATGGTGTCCAGGAAGAAGAAAAAGGACGACGATCCTGAGGGGAATAAATGGGCAAAGAGTATTAAGGGCGCCAAAGTAATCAAG CTTTCAATGTTTGAGAAGTCTGTTTCAAAAATGAGACTAAGTGATCTCATGAAGGCCAGTGACAACTTCAGCAAAAATAATATTATTGGGTCAGGAAGAACAGGAGCTGTCTACAGAGCAGTACTTGATGATGGCACTTCTCTTATGGTTAAGAGGTTGCAGAATACTCAACATTCGGAGAAAGAATTTCTGTCTGAGATGGCTACTTTGGGAAATGTAAAGCACCGTAACTTGGTTCCTCTTCTGGGGTTTTGCGTGGCTAAGAAAGAAAGGCTGTTGGTTTACAAGGACATGCCAAATGGTAACCTGCATGATAAGTTACATTTGGTTAGTGAAGGGGACAGAGTTCTAGAGTGGCCTTTGAGAATGAAAGTCGGCATTGGAGCAGCCAAAGGATTTGCATGGCTCCACCACAATTGCAATCCTCGTATTATCCACAGAAACATTAGTTCTAAATGCATCTTATTGGATGTGGAATTTGAGCCAAGAATATCGGATTTTGGACTTGCTCGGCTCATGAATCCAATTGACACTCATTTGAGTACTTTTGTCAATGGAGAATTTGGGGTCATGGGTTATGTCGCTCCAGAGTACTTGCGAACTCTTGTGGCTACACCAAAAGGTGATGTCTATAGCTTTGGTGTTGTACTTCTTGAGTTGGTAACGGGTGAGAGGCCTACTTACGTGACCAAAGCTCCTGAGAGTTTTAAGGGAAATTTGGTGGAGTGGATCACACATCTCTCGGGTGAATCTATGCTTCAAGATGCAATTGACCGTTCATTGTGTGGAAAAGGTTATGATGATGAGGTCTTCCAGGTTCTTAAAGTTGCTTGTCGATGTGTATTGTCTGAACATAAGGAGAGACCCTCAATGTTTGAAGTGTACCAGCTGCTGAGAGCCATAGGAGAACGATATAATTTCACTACAGAAAATGATATTTTGATGCTTTCGGAGACTGATTATGGTTTTCAGCTGGAGGAACTCATTGTTGCTCAAGATGTAAAAGAGGCTTTATAG